A section of the Candidatus Acidiferrales bacterium genome encodes:
- a CDS encoding DUF4905 domain-containing protein: MKFFEKKSRPLWTFPKKGSEGGKKIWRLLAGNEILVTEMRDIDKKTAEFVGIDIRSGLLLWKNDQIEEKWWVTLNLIYRDVVLLQQFSRPDMPTSGRIFALDLRTGELLWKNYEVSFANAAGDTIYCVKKSYSSETTIGLDFRSGIVREVSQEETVDGNFVSSEDLKFPEPFEDALENLDEQILQKKIPGDAALPMILRSGRKKVIGFHVPSGKDTEGVTTYDAHLIVADSAGKIVFEDITDRKVYMPLAEFYFSIGEKLIYVRNSEEIVAVQLD, from the coding sequence GTGAAATTTTTCGAAAAAAAATCAAGGCCTCTCTGGACTTTCCCCAAAAAGGGGAGCGAAGGTGGAAAAAAGATCTGGCGGCTCCTCGCCGGAAATGAAATACTAGTGACCGAGATGCGCGATATCGATAAAAAAACGGCGGAGTTTGTTGGAATAGATATACGCTCGGGCTTACTCCTCTGGAAAAATGACCAGATCGAGGAAAAGTGGTGGGTCACCCTGAATCTGATTTACAGAGATGTCGTTCTTCTGCAGCAGTTTTCCAGACCCGACATGCCGACCTCCGGCAGAATTTTTGCGCTCGACCTCCGTACTGGAGAGCTGCTGTGGAAAAACTATGAAGTCTCATTTGCGAATGCCGCCGGTGACACGATCTACTGCGTAAAAAAATCGTATTCATCCGAGACAACAATCGGATTGGACTTCAGAAGCGGGATTGTGCGGGAAGTTTCTCAAGAAGAGACAGTCGACGGAAATTTCGTCTCCTCCGAAGATCTCAAGTTTCCGGAACCGTTTGAGGATGCGTTGGAAAACCTGGATGAGCAAATACTGCAAAAAAAAATTCCCGGTGATGCCGCCCTGCCAATGATCCTGAGATCCGGACGGAAGAAAGTCATAGGTTTTCATGTGCCGTCAGGAAAGGACACGGAAGGTGTCACAACATACGATGCTCACTTGATCGTCGCCGATTCCGCGGGGAAAATTGTCTTTGAAGACATCACCGATAGAAAAGTTTACATGCCGCTCGCAGAATTTTATTTCAGTATTGGTGAAAAACTGATTTACGTGAGAAATTCCGAAGAAATAGTCGCAGTACAACTAGATTGA
- a CDS encoding type 1 glutamine amidotransferase yields the protein MRIHYLQHVPFEDLANIWMWANEKGHSVTSTKLYLDEKMPPVNSFDWLIVVGGPMNIYEEEDYPWLLREKKFIRETIESGNFVLGICLGAQLIADVLGGKVRRNSYKEIGWFKVKKIEEGSGYLESFPDEFVAFHWHGDTFEIPPGATQLAASEGCENQAFEYGASGSPKDRNVLALQFHLESSEASIQRLIDNCADDMAAGKYVQTQDEIFSQKVYLPEIRDHMESLLNEIGKRLVGKQRIRKDLR from the coding sequence ATGAGAATCCACTATCTTCAACACGTTCCGTTCGAAGACCTTGCAAACATATGGATGTGGGCGAACGAAAAGGGGCACTCGGTGACTTCCACTAAATTATACCTCGATGAAAAAATGCCCCCGGTGAATTCTTTCGACTGGCTTATAGTGGTGGGAGGTCCGATGAATATTTACGAGGAAGAAGATTATCCATGGCTTCTCAGGGAAAAGAAGTTTATCCGGGAGACAATCGAGTCAGGCAATTTTGTTCTCGGAATCTGTCTTGGCGCGCAGCTGATTGCCGATGTGCTCGGTGGAAAAGTCAGGAGGAACAGCTACAAAGAAATTGGATGGTTCAAAGTGAAGAAAATCGAAGAAGGTTCCGGTTATCTCGAATCATTCCCGGATGAATTCGTCGCTTTTCATTGGCATGGAGACACGTTTGAGATTCCACCGGGGGCGACGCAATTGGCCGCAAGCGAAGGATGTGAGAATCAGGCTTTCGAGTACGGCGCGAGTGGATCACCTAAAGACAGAAATGTTCTTGCGCTGCAATTCCATCTTGAATCTTCCGAGGCGAGCATACAGCGTCTCATAGACAACTGTGCAGATGACATGGCCGCCGGCAAATATGTTCAAACGCAGGATGAAATTTTTTCGCAGAAGGTTTATCTTCCAGAGATAAGAGACCATATGGAGTCGCTTTTGAACGAAATTGGAAAGAGACTTGTTGGTAAACAACGGATCCGCAAAGACCTTCGCTGA
- a CDS encoding metallophosphoesterase — translation MRNVIFILIFSAIFSVYGLANYYIYLRGFQAFRPAGILHTVYTVTFIFLAISFIVSVFLERADVITIGRPLNWTGSFWLAAFVYLLLITAAIDLLRLVNHVVPFFPAFINSNPGKAARFAALDAILITGILVLFGFINAHLVRVRTFDISVAKDAGHRRALNIVMASDIHLSSIIGRSRIESIVGKINSLSPDLVLLPGDILDGDLNPVIDQNLGESLRKIKAPLGVYAVTGNHEYYGGIERACEYITEHGVKMLRDSAVFVDNSFYVVGRDDREVRKRKSLAELMGKVDRKFPVILMDHQPFNLDNAEANGIDLQLSGHTHHGQMWPFNYVTDMVYELSYGYLVKGSTHIYVSSGVGTWGPPIRVAADPEIVNIRMKFIKR, via the coding sequence ATGCGCAATGTAATTTTCATACTTATTTTCTCTGCAATCTTTTCCGTCTACGGCCTCGCGAACTATTATATTTACCTGCGAGGTTTTCAAGCGTTTCGACCGGCCGGAATTCTCCACACTGTCTACACGGTCACGTTTATTTTTCTCGCGATCTCGTTCATCGTTTCGGTTTTTCTGGAGCGCGCAGATGTCATAACCATCGGCCGGCCTCTGAACTGGACCGGCTCCTTCTGGCTGGCGGCCTTTGTCTACCTGCTCCTCATAACCGCTGCCATCGATTTACTGCGATTGGTGAACCATGTCGTCCCATTTTTTCCGGCGTTCATTAATTCAAATCCGGGCAAGGCTGCCAGGTTCGCAGCGTTAGACGCGATTCTCATAACCGGGATACTTGTCTTGTTCGGTTTCATCAATGCGCATCTCGTCAGAGTCAGAACTTTTGATATTTCGGTAGCGAAGGATGCCGGCCACAGGAGAGCGCTGAATATTGTAATGGCATCGGACATCCATCTCAGCTCCATCATCGGCCGTAGCCGCATTGAGTCCATCGTGGGAAAAATAAATTCGCTATCACCCGATCTTGTGCTCCTGCCCGGCGACATCTTAGACGGCGATCTAAATCCCGTCATCGATCAGAACCTCGGCGAATCGCTTCGCAAAATAAAAGCTCCGCTCGGTGTGTATGCCGTCACCGGCAATCATGAGTACTATGGAGGCATAGAGAGAGCTTGCGAGTATATCACCGAGCATGGCGTGAAGATGCTGAGAGATTCCGCGGTTTTCGTAGATAATAGCTTCTACGTTGTAGGACGCGACGACAGGGAAGTACGAAAAAGGAAGAGCCTTGCCGAGCTCATGGGAAAAGTTGACAGAAAGTTTCCCGTAATTCTTATGGATCATCAGCCTTTTAACCTTGACAATGCAGAGGCAAACGGGATCGATCTCCAGCTTTCTGGACATACTCACCACGGCCAGATGTGGCCTTTCAATTATGTCACGGATATGGTTTATGAATTGTCCTACGGCTATCTGGTAAAAGGATCTACCCACATCTACGTATCTTCAGGAGTTGGGACTTGGGGACCGCCGATACGGGTGGCCGCTGACCCTGAAATTGTAAATATCCGGATGAAATTTATCAAACGATAG
- a CDS encoding PAS domain S-box protein produces the protein MSKRSSQSEDLYHTLFEQAADGIFVSDEKGRYVEVNQRSCEMLGYSREEILQRCTDDFTLEEERRQSPVKLDDLLVGQKIAFERNLICKGDRLLPVEINVRKLSNGNHLAIIRDITERKQAELAITQVLEWQEAIFEGSRDAVFISNLQSQFIAVNKAACELTGYTTEELLAMSIPDLHDGADLKAYNEFHERIMAGEAASTEAKIRRKDGTKVDTEFSNNRVSIAGIIFMHTVARDITERKKAEGTLRKEEEKRLQLERQLIQSQKFEELGALASGIAHDFNNILNVIMGHSSLLKDHISEPDRIARSIEAIEKASERGASVVKQLLTLARKNETVFESIRVNDVVAEICRLLQETLPKRIVVSTNLQRDLPSITADANQLHQIFMNLCVNARDAMPRGGTITISTSTIPSEKIDSKFPRAGEKEYLMVQVSDTGIGMSEEIKRRIFEPFFTTKAPGKGTGLGLALVYSIIENHHGMIEVESEPGRGTTFSIYFPVDERKDATSQGGSPSLAEITGGNETILVIEDEEMLRDLLNTILIAKGYSVLTASDGEEGVAVFKKYKGEISTVITDLGLPKLSGDDVVKQIKSVNPNSKIILSSGFLDEGSKAELLQAGAKCFILKPYKPAEVLQTVRRVIDAKE, from the coding sequence TTGAGCAAACGATCTTCGCAATCCGAAGATTTATACCATACTCTCTTTGAGCAAGCCGCCGATGGAATTTTCGTTTCTGATGAAAAAGGCCGTTACGTCGAAGTCAACCAGCGTTCATGCGAGATGCTTGGTTACTCACGTGAAGAGATCTTGCAGCGCTGTACTGACGACTTTACGCTCGAGGAGGAACGAAGGCAAAGCCCGGTAAAATTGGACGACCTGCTCGTTGGCCAGAAAATCGCTTTCGAAAGAAATCTGATTTGTAAAGGAGACAGGTTGCTGCCTGTTGAGATCAATGTACGAAAACTCTCAAATGGCAACCATCTTGCAATTATCCGCGACATCACGGAAAGAAAGCAGGCTGAACTTGCCATAACTCAGGTACTCGAATGGCAGGAGGCGATATTTGAGGGATCGCGTGATGCTGTTTTCATATCCAATTTACAATCTCAATTTATCGCCGTGAATAAGGCGGCGTGCGAGCTGACCGGATACACGACAGAAGAACTCCTCGCGATGAGCATCCCCGATCTTCATGATGGAGCGGACCTGAAAGCATACAATGAGTTTCATGAAAGGATAATGGCTGGCGAAGCCGCATCTACCGAGGCGAAGATCAGGCGGAAAGATGGCACAAAGGTCGATACGGAATTCAGCAACAACAGGGTGTCCATCGCTGGAATTATTTTCATGCACACTGTAGCGAGAGATATTACCGAACGTAAAAAGGCGGAAGGAACTTTGAGAAAAGAGGAGGAGAAGAGACTTCAGTTGGAGCGACAGCTCATTCAGTCGCAGAAGTTTGAAGAACTTGGGGCTCTTGCGAGCGGAATTGCCCACGACTTCAACAATATCTTAAACGTCATAATGGGGCATTCATCTCTTCTTAAGGACCACATTTCAGAGCCTGACAGAATCGCCCGAAGCATCGAGGCAATCGAGAAGGCTTCGGAGAGGGGAGCATCGGTTGTAAAACAATTGCTGACGCTAGCGCGCAAGAACGAGACTGTTTTCGAATCGATACGTGTGAACGACGTCGTCGCCGAGATTTGCAGGTTACTGCAGGAGACGCTGCCAAAACGTATCGTGGTATCGACGAACCTCCAGCGTGACCTGCCGAGCATCACCGCGGATGCAAACCAACTTCACCAGATTTTCATGAACCTTTGTGTCAATGCCAGAGATGCGATGCCGCGCGGAGGCACGATCACTATTTCAACTTCGACGATCCCCAGCGAGAAGATTGATTCAAAGTTTCCAAGGGCCGGGGAGAAGGAATATCTCATGGTTCAGGTGTCGGACACCGGCATCGGAATGAGCGAAGAAATCAAACGTAGAATCTTTGAGCCTTTCTTTACTACTAAGGCTCCAGGAAAGGGCACTGGCTTGGGCCTGGCTCTCGTTTATTCGATTATAGAAAATCATCACGGGATGATCGAAGTTGAGAGTGAACCGGGCAGAGGAACTACGTTCAGCATTTATTTCCCGGTCGATGAAAGGAAAGACGCCACCAGCCAGGGCGGAAGTCCAAGCCTTGCAGAAATAACCGGCGGCAACGAAACCATATTGGTAATTGAAGACGAAGAAATGCTCAGGGATTTATTGAATACAATCTTGATTGCCAAAGGCTATTCGGTGTTAACGGCATCGGATGGTGAAGAAGGTGTGGCTGTCTTTAAGAAATATAAGGGCGAAATTTCCACCGTCATAACAGATCTGGGTTTGCCGAAACTTTCAGGCGACGACGTCGTCAAGCAGATTAAGTCAGTTAACCCCAACTCGAAGATCATTCTTTCCAGCGGATTCTTGGATGAAGGATCCAAAGCAGAGTTGCTCCAGGCTGGCGCAAAATGTTTCATACTGAAACCTTATAAGCCCGCGGAAGTTCTCCAGACTGTCAGAAGAGTGATCGATGCGAAAGAATGA
- a CDS encoding ABC transporter ATP-binding protein, which translates to MLKIKVSEGNYSQPEFDFRSKRPLKNLLRIYKGQNLKLVASIILFAIKHSPVWILPVIIAQMINIITDTAKYPIHDLWTVGIIFFAIIIQNIPTHTLYVRVFSGALNTMQMNLRSAIVRRLQELSISFHDNFQSGRLQTKVLRDVETLEILSRNIMNSVMPAILTIIVAFSVTILRQPLVAVFYLVSIPISSSLVFVFSKRMTARNKEYRSEIESLSANVVEMIQMIPVTRAHGVEEAEVTKIRSRLERLKTRGIRLEVVGALFGASSWTSFQVIMLICLMFTSILAYRKMISIGDVVLFQSYFAMIVGAVNLILNSYPDLARGFESIRSIAEILESPDIEHNEGKRKVDSVNGYFVFDHVSYTYPIDPFSPDNKAQRPAVSDIDLYVQPGESVAFVGESGSGKSTLMNLVIGFRRPTQGRILLDGIDMQALDLRTYRRFLAVVPQTTLLFSGTVRENILYGLDKIDDKRLWEILEMANAAEFVSKLPHTLDTTLGELGTRLSGGQRQRIAIARAIIRNPKVIVLDEATSSLDVASESQIQEALLRLVTGRTTFIVAHRLSTIRNADRIMVMKNGSVVESGTHEDLMNSKGEFYRFKLLQQ; encoded by the coding sequence ATGTTGAAAATAAAAGTCTCCGAAGGGAATTACTCTCAGCCGGAATTTGATTTCCGCAGCAAGCGCCCCCTGAAAAATCTCCTCCGCATTTATAAAGGACAAAACCTCAAGCTCGTTGCCTCTATTATTCTCTTCGCGATAAAACATTCCCCCGTCTGGATCCTGCCGGTAATTATTGCCCAGATGATAAACATTATCACCGATACGGCGAAGTATCCAATCCATGATCTGTGGACTGTCGGCATAATTTTTTTTGCGATCATCATCCAGAACATACCGACACACACGCTTTACGTGAGAGTCTTCAGCGGAGCGCTCAACACGATGCAGATGAACTTGAGGTCTGCGATCGTCAGGCGGCTTCAGGAGCTGTCAATTTCATTTCACGATAATTTTCAATCGGGAAGACTTCAGACGAAAGTTCTCCGCGATGTCGAGACTCTCGAAATCCTTTCCCGTAACATCATGAATTCGGTGATGCCCGCGATCCTGACCATCATCGTCGCATTTTCGGTGACGATACTGAGGCAGCCGCTCGTTGCAGTATTTTATCTGGTTTCCATTCCGATATCGTCCAGTCTCGTATTTGTTTTTTCAAAGAGGATGACCGCTCGTAACAAAGAATACCGGAGCGAGATCGAATCACTTTCGGCAAACGTCGTCGAGATGATACAAATGATCCCGGTTACACGTGCGCACGGCGTCGAGGAAGCTGAAGTTACAAAAATCCGTTCGCGTCTCGAGAGACTAAAAACGAGGGGCATCCGCCTTGAAGTCGTCGGTGCCTTGTTCGGTGCAAGCTCATGGACATCGTTCCAGGTCATCATGCTGATTTGCCTCATGTTCACGTCGATTCTCGCCTACAGGAAAATGATCAGTATCGGCGATGTCGTTTTGTTCCAGAGCTATTTTGCGATGATCGTCGGCGCCGTAAATTTGATTCTTAACTCATATCCCGATCTCGCCCGCGGTTTTGAATCGATTCGGTCCATCGCGGAGATTCTCGAATCTCCCGACATCGAACATAATGAAGGAAAGCGAAAAGTCGATTCCGTAAACGGATATTTTGTTTTCGACCACGTTAGTTACACATACCCGATAGATCCGTTCTCGCCGGACAACAAAGCTCAAAGGCCGGCGGTGAGCGATATCGATCTTTATGTACAACCCGGAGAATCCGTTGCATTTGTAGGCGAATCGGGATCGGGAAAATCCACGTTGATGAATCTTGTCATCGGGTTCCGGCGCCCGACTCAAGGACGCATATTGCTCGACGGCATAGACATGCAGGCATTGGATTTACGAACATACCGCAGGTTCTTGGCAGTCGTGCCGCAGACGACGCTTCTCTTCAGTGGAACGGTGCGCGAAAACATCCTGTACGGTTTGGACAAGATCGACGACAAGAGGTTGTGGGAAATTTTGGAGATGGCAAACGCCGCGGAATTTGTCTCGAAATTACCTCACACACTTGATACAACACTCGGCGAGCTGGGAACGCGGCTGTCGGGCGGACAGCGCCAGCGGATCGCGATTGCCCGGGCGATCATACGAAATCCAAAGGTGATCGTACTTGACGAGGCGACTTCTTCTCTGGACGTGGCATCCGAGTCGCAAATCCAGGAGGCATTACTAAGGCTCGTCACAGGACGCACGACGTTTATCGTGGCACACCGTCTCTCAACCATAAGAAATGCGGACCGAATCATGGTCATGAAAAATGGAAGCGTGGTGGAATCAGGAACTCACGAGGACCTGATGAACTCAAAGGGAGAGTTCTACAGGTTCAAGCTGCTGCAACAATAA
- a CDS encoding aldo/keto reductase: MQYRELGRTGWKVSAVSFGAWAIGGTWGTVDDKESLSALRRALDLGVNFFDTADVYGDGRSERLIAKLRKERGEKFHVATKAGRRLDPHTASGYNKQNLTAFVERSLKNLEMEALDLLQLHCPPTEVYYMPEVFGVLDDLAKAGKLRYYGVSVEKVEEALKAIEYPNVQTIQIIFNIFRQRPAELFFKEAGRKRVGILARVPLSSGLLTGKLNSMSKFASDDHRNFNRHGEAFDRGETFSGIDYKVGLQAVDELRSLVPQGQTMAQMALRWILMFPAVTCAIPGAKRAEQVEENVKAADLAPLSDATMKKINETYDTHIRKLVHNYW, encoded by the coding sequence ATGCAATATCGTGAGTTAGGCAGGACGGGATGGAAAGTATCTGCCGTCAGCTTTGGTGCCTGGGCGATCGGCGGCACCTGGGGCACGGTCGATGACAAGGAATCTTTATCGGCACTTCGCCGGGCTCTCGATCTCGGTGTAAACTTTTTTGACACGGCAGATGTCTATGGCGATGGACGCAGTGAGCGATTGATTGCAAAGCTTCGGAAGGAGCGCGGCGAAAAATTTCATGTCGCGACGAAGGCGGGTCGCAGGCTCGATCCTCACACCGCGAGCGGGTACAATAAACAAAATCTCACTGCTTTTGTGGAGCGCAGTCTGAAAAACCTGGAGATGGAAGCTCTCGACCTGCTTCAGCTTCATTGCCCGCCGACAGAAGTCTATTACATGCCTGAGGTCTTTGGTGTCCTCGACGATTTAGCGAAAGCCGGAAAGCTCCGCTACTACGGCGTAAGCGTGGAGAAAGTGGAAGAGGCGTTGAAGGCGATCGAATATCCGAATGTCCAGACGATACAGATTATTTTTAATATTTTTCGACAGCGGCCCGCTGAACTTTTCTTCAAGGAAGCCGGGCGAAAGCGCGTCGGTATCCTCGCGAGAGTGCCGCTCTCATCAGGGCTGTTGACGGGAAAATTGAACAGCATGAGCAAGTTCGCTTCCGACGATCATCGAAACTTCAACCGCCACGGTGAAGCTTTTGACCGCGGCGAAACATTTTCCGGGATAGATTACAAAGTCGGCCTGCAGGCAGTCGATGAATTACGCTCACTTGTGCCGCAGGGACAAACCATGGCGCAGATGGCGCTGAGATGGATTCTGATGTTCCCTGCAGTTACGTGTGCGATTCCCGGTGCAAAGCGCGCAGAGCAGGTTGAAGAAAATGTTAAAGCTGCCGACCTCGCACCGCTGTCGGATGCTACGATGAAGAAGATAAATGAAACATACGATACGCACATTCGTAAGCTTGTTCATAATTACTGGTAA
- a CDS encoding DinB family protein produces MSIAKELSTELNQQAANTKKLLERIPSDKLTWKPHEKSTAIGRLGMHIAELPNSIVRAIETVDYDFAANPFKPVFPNTTAEIMDTFEKSLRKATDLLEKTPDDELPVMWKALRAGQLVWQMPRSAVIRNTLNHIIHHRGQLTVFLRLLDVPIPNTFGPTADER; encoded by the coding sequence ATGAGCATCGCGAAAGAACTCAGCACAGAATTGAATCAGCAAGCGGCGAACACGAAAAAACTTCTGGAAAGAATACCCAGTGATAAGTTAACATGGAAACCGCATGAAAAATCGACGGCGATCGGGAGGCTCGGCATGCACATCGCCGAACTTCCGAATTCGATAGTGAGAGCGATAGAGACGGTGGACTATGATTTCGCCGCAAATCCTTTCAAGCCGGTGTTTCCAAATACGACGGCGGAGATAATGGATACCTTTGAGAAATCGCTGCGAAAGGCAACAGATCTTCTGGAGAAAACTCCGGACGATGAATTGCCGGTTATGTGGAAAGCGCTGCGGGCAGGACAGCTGGTTTGGCAAATGCCGAGAAGTGCGGTCATTCGCAATACCTTAAATCACATCATCCATCATCGCGGGCAGCTGACGGTTTTCCTTCGCTTGCTTGATGTGCCGATCCCGAATACATTCGGGCCGACTGCCGACGAAAGATGA
- a CDS encoding MFS transporter, producing MTIRFRSWPAPSTFGILILPVAIYVGFTSTPLPYLLSKAGVSVYQIGTLGSLLQLPNIFVFLWAPLVDAKLRRQTWLVLSAAATALCLWIAQPFVGASQLYVLTVLLLVAGITVSLVLAASGGLMVTALSSGKQPKAAAWNQAGYLAGGALGGALVLWLVTRLSIFLTGFILALILFLPALIAFTFPEKKPEVSHWFKGRLSAIGREVGGVFKSPLRRWSTILLMAPACTGAAQLLLPAIASHYGVGASGVIWINGLGGGVALGLGSLCGALVPASWDNRVVYVGAGLLNAFAAIVLVAVDSATGYLVGTILYLVTQGLCWARFTALIVEIVGPDTKDASTLYSALSAAGSIPLAYMTWLDGFGYSKLGAHGLLWTDAVGNLIVFGVVVAVFISGRLKFRHTSELVASNEEQSLHSR from the coding sequence ATGACAATTAGATTCCGTTCATGGCCCGCACCATCGACTTTCGGGATCTTGATTCTGCCCGTGGCCATCTATGTCGGCTTTACTTCGACGCCGCTTCCGTATTTGCTGAGCAAAGCCGGAGTTTCGGTTTACCAGATCGGCACACTCGGCTCGCTTCTCCAGCTCCCGAACATATTCGTTTTTCTCTGGGCGCCGCTCGTCGATGCGAAACTTCGACGCCAAACATGGCTGGTACTGTCGGCGGCTGCAACTGCGTTGTGCCTGTGGATAGCTCAGCCGTTCGTCGGTGCATCGCAACTTTATGTCTTAACCGTGCTCCTGTTGGTTGCTGGCATAACTGTATCTCTCGTGCTTGCCGCTTCCGGTGGACTCATGGTCACTGCGCTGTCTTCAGGTAAGCAACCGAAGGCAGCTGCGTGGAATCAAGCGGGGTACCTTGCGGGCGGTGCGCTGGGGGGCGCACTTGTTCTGTGGCTTGTAACCCGGCTATCAATTTTCCTTACCGGGTTCATACTCGCTCTCATCCTTTTCCTTCCTGCACTGATCGCATTCACATTTCCCGAGAAAAAGCCGGAAGTTTCCCACTGGTTCAAGGGGCGCCTCTCGGCAATCGGACGAGAGGTCGGTGGAGTTTTTAAGTCGCCGCTGCGAAGATGGAGCACCATCCTCCTCATGGCTCCGGCTTGCACTGGCGCTGCACAGCTTCTCCTCCCGGCGATTGCATCACACTATGGAGTGGGAGCGTCCGGTGTCATCTGGATAAATGGTCTCGGCGGTGGAGTTGCTCTCGGCTTAGGTTCGCTGTGCGGTGCTCTGGTTCCGGCGAGCTGGGACAATCGTGTAGTATATGTGGGCGCGGGTCTTCTGAACGCATTTGCCGCCATCGTACTCGTAGCCGTGGATAGCGCAACAGGATACCTCGTGGGCACAATTCTCTATCTGGTTACGCAGGGTCTGTGCTGGGCAAGGTTCACCGCACTTATCGTTGAAATTGTTGGGCCTGATACCAAAGATGCAAGTACGCTATATAGTGCCCTATCGGCAGCGGGAAGCATTCCGCTTGCATACATGACATGGCTCGACGGGTTTGGATATTCAAAGTTAGGCGCACACGGGCTTCTTTGGACGGATGCTGTAGGAAACCTGATTGTGTTTGGAGTGGTTGTTGCGGTTTTTATCTCTGGACGCCTAAAGTTTAGGCATACTTCAGAATTGGTTGCTTCCAACGAAGAACAGAGCCTGCATTCAAGGTAA
- a CDS encoding AraC family transcriptional regulator has translation MNADTKILYNSKFYSITDFHCKSKAGENSGVEYQTDFSLSFTRRGNFIYNVFRNSLDAHSGRILLNKPDHEHTVSHMYHVPDECTCFAFRPQFYESVKERHRRLVNRFFTNNDVHSILIKSDAALDFLHNKVLRLLKDKRCSGLLIDSIVYEIVNLTLAKLAGEELVKGIPASLKKYHLQTVERAKEYINENYARDLSLDEIAENSYVSPFHFSRIFKTFTSYSPHRYLVDTRLKNAENLIKNSDRSITDICFSSGFESLEHFSASFKNKYRISPSQFRAKNS, from the coding sequence TTGAACGCCGACACCAAAATTCTTTATAACTCAAAGTTTTACAGCATAACCGATTTCCATTGTAAGTCTAAGGCCGGTGAAAATTCCGGAGTTGAGTACCAGACCGATTTCTCGCTGAGCTTCACGCGGAGAGGGAACTTCATCTACAATGTATTCCGAAATTCTCTGGACGCTCACAGCGGAAGGATACTCTTGAATAAACCCGATCACGAGCACACGGTCAGTCATATGTACCATGTTCCGGATGAATGCACATGTTTTGCATTCCGGCCACAGTTTTACGAATCGGTAAAAGAGCGTCACCGGCGTCTTGTGAATCGGTTCTTCACAAACAACGATGTCCATTCTATTCTCATAAAATCGGATGCCGCGTTGGACTTTCTTCATAACAAGGTTCTGCGTCTCTTGAAAGACAAGCGCTGCTCAGGCTTGTTGATAGATTCAATCGTTTATGAAATTGTCAACTTGACGCTCGCGAAACTGGCGGGTGAAGAGCTCGTGAAAGGTATTCCCGCGTCGCTGAAAAAATACCACCTGCAAACCGTGGAGCGAGCGAAGGAATATATAAACGAGAATTACGCCCGCGACCTGTCGCTCGATGAAATTGCAGAAAACTCTTATGTCAGTCCGTTTCATTTCAGCAGAATTTTCAAGACGTTCACCTCGTACTCGCCTCACCGGTATCTCGTCGACACGCGCCTCAAGAATGCGGAAAACCTTATCAAAAATTCTGACCGATCGATAACCGACATTTGTTTTTCATCCGGCTTCGAAAGCCTCGAACATTTCTCCGCTTCATTCAAGAACAAATATCGAATTTCCCCGTCACAGTTCAGAGCGAAAAACAGTTAA
- a CDS encoding DinB family protein, whose product MKEKELVSRANNFFSGDASYGDPAIKILEGITSDSAIRRPDKNSHNAAELLAHIVGWEDVYLKRFQGDPKATIDQNLSFDWKRIDKNEKSAWKSLVSAFEKNHRQLVSCLEQEKSDMAAKEKLLNNIMEHDIYHLGQIALIKKLAG is encoded by the coding sequence ATGAAAGAGAAAGAACTCGTATCCAGAGCAAACAATTTCTTTAGCGGCGATGCTTCGTACGGGGATCCCGCGATAAAAATCTTGGAAGGAATCACATCCGATTCGGCAATAAGGAGACCAGACAAAAACAGCCATAATGCCGCAGAATTGCTGGCGCACATTGTCGGATGGGAAGACGTCTATTTGAAAAGATTTCAGGGAGACCCGAAAGCCACGATAGATCAGAACCTATCGTTCGATTGGAAGAGGATCGACAAAAACGAGAAGAGCGCGTGGAAAAGCTTAGTGTCGGCATTCGAGAAGAACCACAGACAATTGGTTTCCTGTCTCGAGCAGGAGAAATCCGATATGGCGGCGAAAGAAAAACTGTTAAACAACATCATGGAACACGACATTTACCATCTCGGACAAATCGCACTGATAAAGAAACTGGCCGGTTAA